In Gimesia chilikensis, the following proteins share a genomic window:
- a CDS encoding metal ABC transporter permease: MNLSARMLILLLLVSPGQVLLAAEGKSIQTQRSITDRSIEWPAWEDWRRVFFMQDYNTRVVILGTTLLGMSAGMIGSFALLRKRALMGDALSHATLPGIAIAFIIGSTLGLNGKSLPLLLTGAAISGLLGIAGILMIRNLTRLKEDAALGIVLSVFFGAGIALLNIVQQMQTGHAAGLESFIYGKTASMIASDAWLIGGAGLTCVLVALLLYKELTLLCFDEGFADSRGFPVVLLDTLLMGLVVIVTIIGLQAVGLILMISLLVIPPAAARFWTEKMFWLTVVAVVLGALSGMIGSGMSAIFPNLPSGAMIVLVATAMFLFSMIFGVPRGILVRKYRRYELNTKVNRQHLLRGLYEYLEAHQQLPIGVTDSAPPVSLSALEQMRSWSLPALKKIIRSAQDERLVTLLSDNRVQLTLSGLKEAARVVHEHRLWELYLITYADVASSKVDQDADAIEHVLEPEVIAELESLLVRQSTEGILQSPHDIDLPQSLSTPTVRRTT, from the coding sequence ATGAACCTCAGCGCGCGGATGCTGATCCTGCTGCTGCTCGTGAGTCCCGGTCAGGTTCTCCTGGCTGCCGAAGGCAAGTCCATTCAGACACAGCGGTCCATCACCGATCGCAGTATTGAATGGCCCGCCTGGGAAGACTGGCGACGCGTCTTCTTCATGCAGGACTATAACACCCGGGTTGTCATCCTGGGTACGACGCTCCTGGGAATGTCCGCTGGCATGATCGGCAGCTTCGCCCTGCTTCGTAAACGCGCCCTGATGGGTGACGCCCTCAGTCACGCCACACTCCCCGGCATCGCGATCGCCTTCATTATCGGCAGCACCCTGGGTCTGAATGGTAAGTCGCTGCCTCTGCTGTTAACGGGGGCAGCCATCAGTGGTCTCTTGGGAATTGCTGGTATCCTGATGATTCGCAATCTGACCCGACTCAAGGAAGATGCAGCCCTCGGCATCGTACTCAGCGTCTTCTTCGGTGCAGGAATCGCACTGCTCAATATCGTACAGCAGATGCAGACCGGGCACGCCGCCGGCCTCGAATCATTCATCTATGGAAAAACTGCTTCCATGATCGCCAGCGATGCCTGGCTGATCGGCGGTGCGGGTCTGACTTGTGTACTTGTGGCTTTACTGCTGTATAAGGAACTGACACTGCTGTGTTTCGATGAAGGCTTCGCCGATTCTCGAGGCTTTCCGGTGGTATTGCTCGATACACTCCTCATGGGACTGGTTGTGATCGTGACCATCATCGGTCTGCAGGCAGTGGGTCTGATCCTCATGATCTCTCTGCTCGTGATTCCCCCTGCCGCCGCACGTTTCTGGACCGAAAAAATGTTCTGGCTGACAGTGGTCGCGGTGGTGCTGGGAGCTTTGAGTGGGATGATTGGTTCTGGCATGAGTGCGATTTTTCCCAATCTCCCCTCCGGTGCAATGATCGTTCTCGTCGCGACCGCCATGTTCCTCTTCAGCATGATTTTTGGCGTTCCCCGTGGAATCCTGGTTCGTAAGTACCGCCGCTATGAACTGAATACCAAAGTCAATCGCCAGCACCTGTTGCGCGGCCTCTACGAATACCTCGAAGCACATCAGCAACTCCCGATCGGCGTGACGGACAGCGCACCACCGGTCTCACTCTCTGCCCTGGAGCAGATGCGGAGCTGGTCCCTGCCTGCCCTCAAGAAAATCATTCGCAGTGCCCAGGACGAACGTCTGGTGACATTACTCTCAGACAATCGCGTGCAGCTGACACTCTCCGGATTGAAAGAAGCCGCCCGTGTCGTTCACGAGCATCGCCTCTGGGAACTCTACCTGATTACTTACGCAGACGTCGCTTCCAGTAAAGTCGACCAGGATGCCGATGCGATTGAGCACGTTCTCGAACCGGAAGTGATCGCTGAACTGGAATCCCTGCTGGTCCGCCAGTCAACGGAAGGAATTCTGCAGAGTCCGCATGACATTGATCTGCCTCAATCACTGAGTACCCCCACTGTCAGGAGGACCACCTGA
- a CDS encoding metal ABC transporter permease, with protein sequence MGGLAQWSWALDGWIIVAGMLCAAATALLGNFLVLRKMSMLGDAITHAILPGLAAAFLISDSRSSLPMFLGAVIAGILTALFTEWIRGFGKVDEGASMGVVFTSLFALGLVMIVQAADRVDLDPGCVLYGAIELTPADTVLVASWEIPRVVVVLSIVLLINLLFVILFLKELKLSSFDPALATTTGFNATFIHYALMTLVAVTAVASFEAVGNILVVAMFVVPPAAAYMLTDRLGVMLILSVLLAMLAAIIGHISAITVPYWFGFQSTSTAGMMAVAAGLLFIIAALFGPRHGVVIVFLRRQFLAWQILADDIVALMYRIEEREPELRPDAFYLRDILFSRPLPTRLTLDYLVRHSQLVHANGTYTLTDTGRDRARQLVRSHRLWEHYLVEHAGMSTETIHRQAEQLEHFTDRELRDRLNADTLDTDQDPHGRPIPPEEHAP encoded by the coding sequence ATGGGCGGACTCGCACAGTGGAGCTGGGCTCTGGATGGCTGGATCATCGTCGCGGGTATGCTGTGCGCTGCCGCGACTGCCCTGCTGGGCAACTTTCTCGTGCTTCGTAAAATGAGCATGCTCGGCGATGCCATCACGCACGCGATCCTGCCGGGACTGGCCGCTGCGTTTTTAATCAGTGACTCCCGCAGTAGCCTGCCCATGTTTCTCGGCGCCGTGATTGCCGGTATCCTGACCGCACTCTTCACCGAATGGATTCGTGGCTTCGGAAAAGTGGATGAAGGCGCCTCGATGGGCGTCGTCTTCACCTCCCTGTTTGCCCTGGGACTGGTCATGATCGTCCAGGCCGCCGACCGTGTGGATCTCGACCCGGGTTGCGTCCTTTATGGAGCAATCGAACTGACCCCCGCCGACACCGTGCTGGTCGCCAGCTGGGAAATCCCCCGCGTGGTCGTTGTGCTCTCAATCGTACTGCTCATCAATCTGCTGTTCGTGATTCTATTCCTAAAAGAACTGAAGCTCAGTTCTTTCGACCCGGCTCTGGCGACCACCACCGGCTTCAATGCGACGTTCATTCATTATGCGCTGATGACCCTGGTCGCGGTCACCGCGGTCGCCAGCTTTGAAGCAGTCGGCAATATTCTGGTCGTCGCCATGTTCGTTGTCCCCCCCGCCGCCGCCTATATGCTCACTGATCGACTCGGAGTCATGCTGATCCTCAGCGTTCTGCTGGCTATGTTGGCAGCCATCATCGGGCACATCAGTGCGATTACCGTCCCCTACTGGTTTGGATTCCAGAGCACTTCGACAGCCGGCATGATGGCGGTCGCCGCTGGTCTGCTGTTTATCATCGCCGCCCTGTTCGGCCCCCGCCACGGCGTAGTAATCGTCTTCCTGAGACGCCAGTTTCTGGCCTGGCAGATCCTCGCAGATGATATCGTCGCCCTGATGTACCGCATCGAAGAACGGGAACCGGAACTCAGACCGGACGCCTTTTACCTGCGAGACATCCTCTTCTCACGACCGCTGCCCACCAGACTGACACTTGACTACCTCGTCCGACACAGCCAGCTCGTACACGCCAACGGAACCTACACCCTGACCGACACCGGCCGCGACCGGGCCCGGCAGCTGGTCCGCTCGCATCGACTCTGGGAACACTACCTCGTCGAACACGCTGGCATGTCGACGGAAACGATTCATCGCCAGGCCGAACAGCTGGAACATTTTACCGACCGGGAGCTCCGCGACCGCCTCAACGCCGACACCCTCGATACCGACCAGGATCCCCACGGCCGTCCGATCCCGCCCGAAGAACACGCCCCCTGA
- a CDS encoding DUF1501 domain-containing protein, with the protein MTGKYCSGPVNRREFMRIGSLCLGGLSLPQLLSLRSEAAPTRPETSVILLFLHGGPSQLETYDLKPDAPSDYRSLFNPISTNVPGMDLCELFPRQAKIADKFSLVRSLHHDVGIHSDGGIIVLTGKRPSKLDPTSQSKSEHPDFGSVTSVVRGLSAAGTPPYVSIPSKFYMVQPTYLGLQHGPFESTEPSSNSYRPPSLKLQAGMDGKHLLERRQLLKQFDQLRSDLDLTGDLHGNDKFRDLAFQMLTSPDAARSFDIDREPDSLRDRYGRNMWGQGCLLARRLAEAGCGVVSLFFNTPKTGQEFTNWDDHILNAGRPGHFAKYMQTRLPYMDQALATLIEDIHERSLDKKIMVVAVGEFGRTPRLSSNSSGTGRNHWPQAYTALFSGGNLKMGQVVGATNSKAEYPTHNPHTPQDMLATIYRHLGIDYSRSLVDHQGRPIPILPHGKPIAGLI; encoded by the coding sequence ATGACGGGCAAATACTGCAGTGGACCGGTGAACCGACGCGAATTCATGCGCATCGGCTCACTCTGCCTGGGGGGATTATCACTCCCGCAACTCCTGTCTCTCCGCAGTGAAGCCGCCCCAACCCGACCGGAAACATCCGTCATTCTGCTCTTCCTCCACGGCGGTCCCTCGCAACTGGAAACCTACGACCTCAAACCCGACGCCCCCTCGGATTACCGCTCCCTCTTTAATCCGATCTCCACGAATGTCCCGGGAATGGATCTCTGCGAACTCTTTCCACGACAGGCCAAAATCGCGGATAAATTCTCGCTCGTCCGTTCCCTGCACCACGACGTCGGCATCCACAGCGATGGCGGGATCATTGTCCTCACCGGCAAACGTCCTTCCAAATTGGATCCCACTTCACAATCAAAAAGCGAACACCCTGACTTCGGTTCCGTCACCAGCGTTGTCCGGGGCCTCTCCGCTGCGGGAACGCCCCCCTATGTCTCGATTCCCTCGAAGTTCTATATGGTCCAGCCCACTTACCTCGGTCTACAGCACGGACCTTTTGAATCGACCGAGCCTTCGTCAAACAGTTACCGTCCCCCTTCCCTGAAACTGCAAGCCGGCATGGATGGGAAGCATCTGCTCGAACGCCGCCAGCTGCTCAAACAGTTCGATCAACTGCGCAGCGACCTCGATCTCACCGGAGACCTGCACGGCAATGACAAGTTCCGCGACCTCGCCTTCCAGATGTTGACCAGCCCCGATGCCGCCCGCTCGTTCGACATCGACCGCGAACCAGACAGCCTGCGCGATCGCTACGGACGCAACATGTGGGGTCAGGGCTGCCTGCTCGCCCGTCGCCTGGCGGAAGCCGGCTGTGGTGTCGTCTCACTGTTCTTCAACACCCCGAAGACCGGGCAGGAATTCACGAACTGGGACGATCACATTCTCAACGCGGGACGCCCCGGCCACTTTGCGAAATACATGCAGACCCGTCTCCCGTACATGGATCAGGCTCTGGCCACGCTCATCGAGGACATCCACGAACGCAGCCTGGATAAGAAAATCATGGTTGTCGCCGTCGGTGAATTCGGTCGTACTCCCCGACTCTCTTCCAACAGCTCGGGGACGGGACGCAACCACTGGCCCCAGGCATACACGGCCCTCTTCTCAGGAGGCAATCTGAAAATGGGACAGGTCGTTGGTGCCACCAACTCCAAAGCCGAGTACCCAACTCACAATCCTCACACGCCACAGGATATGCTGGCCACGATCTACCGTCACCTGGGCATCGATTACTCGCGCTCCCTCGTCGATCATCAGGGAAGACCAATTCCCATCCTGCCGCACGGCAAACCGATTGCCGGCCTGATCTGA
- a CDS encoding NAD(P)/FAD-dependent oxidoreductase, with the protein MNTIQNPGSKTDSKRVLIIGGGFAGLNAALELGGVPGVEVTLVDRHNYHLFQPLLYQVAMAGLSPADIATPIRSLLSRYKNTSVLLGEAQSIDLPGRKVQFDFGELEYDYLVLACGATHSYFGHNEWEVYAPGLKNISQATEIRKRVLSAFEHAERITDPDEQKKYLTYVIVGGGPTGVELAGAIGEMSRFTLSKDFRRINPSHTRVILVEAGPRILPMFSEEQANRAARDLENLGVQLWTSSVVTNINEDGVELGSERIRAATVLWAAGVEASELGQSEGMQTDNRGRVMVEPDLSLTNYPNVFVAGDQACYTHQTGKPLPGTAPVALQQGRCIGKNIRAEVQGKPRTEFRFRDKGQMATIGRSRAIVEMGKFKLAGFFAWVVWLVVHIFYLTGFKNRVLVVMQWAWSYLSFRRGARLIVGKEWDPEPVQEPQLEHENEEVPVSSEH; encoded by the coding sequence ATGAATACTATACAAAACCCCGGCAGCAAGACAGACTCTAAAAGGGTCCTGATTATCGGTGGTGGTTTTGCCGGCTTGAATGCCGCGTTAGAACTGGGAGGCGTTCCCGGCGTCGAAGTGACCCTGGTTGACCGCCATAATTACCATCTGTTTCAACCATTGCTTTACCAGGTCGCCATGGCGGGCCTGAGTCCTGCAGATATCGCGACGCCCATTCGCAGCCTGCTGTCCCGCTATAAGAATACCAGCGTGTTGTTGGGAGAAGCCCAGTCCATCGATCTGCCTGGCAGGAAAGTCCAGTTTGATTTTGGCGAACTGGAATACGATTACCTGGTTCTGGCCTGCGGTGCGACACACAGTTATTTCGGTCACAATGAGTGGGAAGTTTACGCGCCAGGCTTAAAGAACATCTCGCAGGCCACAGAGATTCGCAAGCGGGTACTGTCGGCCTTTGAGCATGCAGAACGGATTACCGACCCCGATGAGCAGAAGAAATATCTGACCTATGTGATCGTGGGTGGCGGACCGACGGGGGTGGAACTGGCGGGTGCGATTGGCGAGATGAGCCGATTTACACTCTCCAAGGACTTCCGCCGCATCAATCCGAGTCATACTCGTGTGATCCTGGTCGAAGCGGGTCCACGAATTTTGCCGATGTTTTCTGAAGAGCAGGCGAATCGGGCGGCCCGCGACCTGGAGAACCTGGGGGTTCAGCTCTGGACTTCGTCCGTGGTGACTAACATCAACGAAGATGGCGTCGAACTGGGGAGTGAACGGATCCGGGCTGCGACAGTGCTCTGGGCGGCAGGTGTGGAAGCTTCCGAGTTGGGGCAGTCTGAGGGGATGCAGACCGATAACCGGGGCCGCGTGATGGTCGAACCGGACCTGAGTCTGACAAATTATCCCAACGTGTTTGTTGCTGGCGACCAGGCCTGTTATACACACCAGACAGGAAAGCCCTTGCCGGGTACCGCACCGGTGGCGTTGCAGCAGGGGCGGTGTATTGGAAAAAATATCCGCGCTGAAGTTCAAGGTAAGCCCCGCACTGAGTTTCGTTTCCGGGACAAGGGGCAGATGGCGACCATCGGTCGCAGTCGGGCCATAGTCGAGATGGGGAAGTTCAAATTAGCCGGTTTCTTCGCCTGGGTTGTCTGGCTGGTTGTGCACATTTTCTACCTGACTGGTTTCAAAAACCGGGTGTTGGTGGTCATGCAGTGGGCCTGGTCCTACCTCAGTTTTCGTAGAGGCGCCCGACTGATTGTCGGCAAGGAATGGGATCCGGAACCGGTGCAGGAGCCGCAGCTCGAACACGAAAACGAGGAAGTTCCTGTTTCGTCCGAGCACTAA
- a CDS encoding DUF1501 domain-containing protein — MSFSEPQQKNLNPLPENESLSRRDFFSWAGTGLAGTALMDLLLRQQSVRGATPKQATVPAPHFSPRVKRVVHICLIGGLSHLDSFDYKPSLKKLHGKEMPTDKKPETFFGKVGLLRKNDFEFQQRGESGLWISELFPHIAAQADELTLIRSMKADSANHTPATFQENTGFRLNGFPVLGAWLSYGLGCETDELPSYVVLPDVRGYPAAGTINWSNGFLPAQHQGVPFQSEGPAIRDLFPERQISEQTELASRQLLNRFNQAHLERSGANSDLEARIRSHVLAAKMQLAVPRVTDLSGETAATRGMYGFDREETAPFARNCLLARRLLEQGVRFVQLFSGGPFGSPRINWDGHEDVKRNHLREATRIDQPVAGLLKDLRQRGMLEDTLVLFSTEFGRTPFTQSASDTVGTGRDHNMNGFSVWMAGGGLKHGLSYGATDEFGWKSVEKVVPWHDYHATVLHLLGIDHTRLTWYHNGIERRLTNVHGEVLHEILA; from the coding sequence ATGTCATTTTCAGAACCACAGCAGAAGAATTTGAATCCACTTCCGGAAAACGAATCTTTGTCCCGACGTGATTTCTTTTCCTGGGCCGGGACCGGACTGGCGGGGACGGCACTGATGGATCTGTTACTTCGTCAGCAGTCCGTGCGCGGCGCAACACCGAAGCAAGCTACGGTTCCGGCACCACATTTTTCGCCGCGAGTGAAACGGGTGGTCCATATCTGTCTGATCGGTGGCTTGAGTCACCTGGATTCGTTTGACTATAAACCTTCGCTCAAAAAGCTGCATGGCAAGGAAATGCCGACCGACAAGAAGCCCGAGACGTTTTTCGGCAAAGTGGGCCTGTTGCGGAAGAACGATTTTGAGTTTCAACAGCGGGGCGAAAGCGGTCTCTGGATCTCCGAGTTGTTCCCGCACATTGCGGCACAGGCGGATGAATTAACGTTGATCCGCTCGATGAAAGCAGATTCCGCCAATCATACGCCCGCCACTTTTCAGGAGAACACCGGGTTTCGACTCAACGGTTTTCCGGTGCTGGGGGCCTGGTTGTCTTATGGACTTGGTTGCGAGACGGATGAACTGCCTTCTTATGTCGTGCTGCCGGATGTCCGCGGCTATCCCGCTGCGGGAACAATTAACTGGTCCAACGGATTCCTCCCGGCTCAGCACCAGGGGGTTCCATTTCAGAGCGAAGGCCCCGCCATTCGAGACCTGTTTCCTGAACGGCAGATTTCTGAGCAGACCGAACTCGCCAGTCGACAATTATTAAACCGGTTCAACCAGGCACACCTCGAACGGTCTGGTGCCAACAGTGATCTGGAAGCCCGGATCCGCAGCCACGTTCTGGCTGCAAAAATGCAACTGGCCGTCCCCCGGGTGACTGATCTTTCTGGGGAGACTGCCGCGACCCGGGGGATGTACGGATTTGACCGCGAGGAAACCGCTCCCTTCGCCCGCAACTGTCTGCTGGCCCGGCGCCTGCTGGAACAGGGGGTGCGTTTCGTGCAGCTCTTTTCGGGAGGCCCCTTCGGCTCGCCCCGTATTAACTGGGACGGGCATGAGGATGTGAAGCGGAATCATCTGCGGGAAGCGACACGCATCGATCAGCCTGTAGCGGGGCTATTGAAGGATTTACGTCAACGGGGGATGCTGGAAGACACGCTGGTGCTGTTCTCGACCGAATTTGGCCGGACGCCTTTCACGCAGTCGGCTTCAGATACGGTGGGCACAGGCCGCGATCATAATATGAATGGTTTCTCGGTCTGGATGGCAGGCGGTGGTCTCAAACACGGGCTCAGCTATGGAGCCACTGATGAATTCGGCTGGAAATCGGTCGAGAAAGTTGTTCCCTGGCACGATTATCATGCCACCGTGCTGCATCTGCTGGGAATCGATCACACCCGGCTGACCTGGTATCACAATGGGATCGAACGCCGGCTGACCAATGTGCATGGCGAAGTGCTTCATGAAATTCTGGCCTGA
- a CDS encoding DUF1553 domain-containing protein, translated as MHAGEKVWVTLALFLGLALPGLSRADDLFETPERMQADFDRVIAPLIAGHCLDCHAGLDPKAGLNLSRRDLTFQGGETGAAVKAGKPDESLLWQYIESDAMPPEHPLSAEEKQLFRRWIAAGAPWGTDPIDAFSKTTEKRAGYDWWSLQALQKPKVPVTTGEHEHWGKSPIDAFVLRRLKEHGLQPRAEADRRNLIRRLYYSVIGLPPEPEEVEAFVEDNSDDAYEKLIDRLLASPHYGEHWARHWLDVVRFGESNGFERDQSRENAWHYRNWVIQALNKDLPYDQFVRLQLAGDLLKPDNPGAVKATGFLVAGPHDVVIPQSTLMRATMKQDELEDIVGVTAQTFLGLTVNCARCHDHKFDPIGQQEYYQFAAALSGVVHGERNLPDPAYNRAQQALAQKEKALREIQGQLFQLETVARKRVLAKRHEERDTTEASLVSSPVAAWDFRKGTDDLVGGLSGTLHGSAKQTPEGLVLDGNRSFLKTEPLPEVLGAKTLEAWVKLSDLQQRGGGVLSVQTTDGNIFDAIVFGEQQPGHWLAGSDHFNRTKSFQGPEEKTASEKEVQVALVYATDGTITAYRNGAVYGSSYRSKGLQTFPAGKTEVLFGLRHGSPGGNRLLKGVITQARLYDRALTQEEIQASARWGGVFFSREELQATLDEPQRQQWQELRRQRSGLQAEIKELQAVQPTKVYAALSRDPGVSHLLRRGSVAAPAGVVQPGGLQAIKGLDGNLKLAADSSDQERRLKFANWVTDARNPLFARVIVNRIWHYHFGQGLVNTPNDFGFNGGRCSHPELLDWLAIQLKENDWSLKSVQREILLSATFRQSSEVDSQAMQVDADNRWLWRKSPQRIEAESIRDSILKVAGKLNPEVGGRGYQDVKSYFFKGTQFYEPLDPVGEEFNRRSIYRFSARGGRHPLLETFDCPDPSTTTPDRASTTTPLQALALMNDSFVLRMSDQLAARVKQRSGDDTGQQVIELFELVYQRPPRPEEAAVSREFVSQHGLSALCRVLLNSNEFLYVN; from the coding sequence ATGCACGCAGGCGAGAAAGTATGGGTGACGCTGGCATTGTTCCTCGGGTTGGCTTTACCGGGACTCAGCAGGGCAGACGATCTCTTCGAAACACCTGAGCGTATGCAGGCGGACTTCGACCGTGTGATCGCTCCGTTGATTGCTGGTCACTGCCTGGACTGTCATGCGGGACTGGATCCCAAAGCGGGACTGAATCTTTCCCGCCGCGATTTAACTTTCCAGGGAGGCGAAACGGGAGCTGCGGTAAAGGCAGGTAAGCCGGATGAGAGTCTGCTCTGGCAATACATCGAGTCGGATGCGATGCCCCCCGAACATCCCCTGTCTGCGGAAGAGAAGCAGTTGTTCCGGCGCTGGATCGCAGCGGGCGCGCCGTGGGGCACTGACCCCATAGATGCCTTCAGTAAGACAACGGAAAAGCGAGCCGGTTACGACTGGTGGTCGCTGCAGGCTCTGCAAAAACCAAAAGTACCTGTCACGACGGGTGAGCACGAACACTGGGGAAAAAGTCCCATCGATGCCTTCGTCTTGCGGCGGCTGAAAGAGCATGGCCTGCAGCCGCGTGCTGAAGCGGATCGTCGTAATTTGATCCGCCGACTGTATTATTCCGTAATTGGTCTGCCTCCGGAACCGGAAGAGGTGGAAGCGTTTGTTGAGGATAACTCAGATGATGCTTACGAGAAGCTCATTGATCGCCTGCTGGCATCGCCACATTACGGCGAGCACTGGGCGCGACACTGGCTGGACGTGGTTCGATTTGGTGAAAGTAACGGGTTTGAACGGGATCAGTCACGTGAGAATGCCTGGCATTATCGGAACTGGGTGATTCAGGCCCTGAATAAGGATCTGCCCTACGATCAGTTCGTCAGGCTGCAGTTAGCCGGCGATCTGCTCAAGCCCGACAACCCCGGAGCGGTCAAAGCGACCGGTTTCCTGGTGGCGGGCCCCCATGATGTCGTGATTCCACAAAGCACATTGATGCGGGCAACGATGAAACAGGACGAACTGGAAGATATCGTTGGCGTGACGGCGCAGACATTCCTCGGGTTGACCGTGAACTGCGCCCGCTGTCACGATCATAAATTCGACCCCATCGGTCAGCAGGAGTATTACCAGTTCGCCGCAGCGCTGTCAGGCGTCGTCCATGGAGAGCGGAATCTGCCCGATCCAGCCTATAATCGAGCTCAACAAGCTCTCGCTCAGAAAGAGAAGGCACTAAGAGAAATCCAGGGACAGCTCTTCCAACTGGAGACGGTTGCCCGAAAACGTGTGCTGGCGAAACGCCATGAAGAGCGGGACACAACGGAAGCATCGCTGGTATCCTCTCCTGTCGCTGCCTGGGATTTTCGCAAAGGGACAGACGATCTGGTGGGAGGTCTCTCGGGGACGTTGCACGGTTCTGCAAAGCAGACGCCTGAGGGACTGGTGCTCGACGGTAACCGTTCCTTTTTGAAAACAGAGCCCCTGCCTGAAGTTCTGGGGGCAAAGACTCTGGAAGCCTGGGTGAAACTTTCCGATCTGCAGCAGCGTGGTGGAGGAGTCCTGAGCGTACAGACAACAGACGGTAATATTTTCGATGCGATTGTGTTTGGCGAGCAGCAGCCGGGACACTGGCTGGCAGGGAGCGATCATTTTAATCGCACAAAGTCATTCCAGGGCCCCGAAGAGAAGACCGCTTCAGAAAAAGAGGTGCAGGTTGCGCTGGTGTATGCCACGGATGGGACCATTACCGCTTATCGAAATGGAGCCGTTTACGGGAGCAGTTATCGCTCCAAAGGTTTGCAGACATTTCCCGCAGGAAAAACAGAAGTCCTCTTCGGTTTACGCCATGGTTCTCCGGGCGGTAATCGACTGCTCAAAGGAGTGATCACTCAGGCACGCCTGTATGATCGGGCGTTAACTCAGGAAGAAATTCAGGCTTCTGCCCGCTGGGGAGGTGTCTTCTTTTCTCGAGAAGAACTACAGGCGACTCTGGATGAACCACAACGTCAACAATGGCAGGAATTGCGTCGACAGCGTTCCGGTCTGCAGGCAGAAATTAAAGAGCTGCAGGCTGTGCAGCCAACAAAGGTCTATGCCGCCTTGTCCCGCGATCCGGGAGTCTCACACTTGCTCAGGCGAGGAAGTGTGGCGGCACCAGCGGGTGTCGTCCAACCGGGGGGACTGCAGGCGATTAAGGGGTTGGATGGTAATTTGAAACTGGCCGCCGACAGTTCTGATCAGGAACGCCGCCTGAAATTTGCCAACTGGGTGACCGATGCCCGCAATCCGCTGTTTGCACGAGTAATTGTGAATCGGATCTGGCATTATCATTTCGGTCAGGGGCTGGTAAATACACCGAATGATTTCGGCTTTAATGGCGGACGCTGCAGCCATCCCGAACTACTCGACTGGCTGGCGATTCAGTTAAAAGAAAATGACTGGAGCCTGAAATCGGTGCAGCGTGAGATACTGCTCTCGGCAACGTTTCGTCAGTCCTCAGAGGTTGATTCGCAGGCAATGCAGGTAGATGCCGACAACCGCTGGTTATGGCGAAAGAGTCCTCAACGGATTGAAGCGGAATCAATTCGCGATTCGATCCTGAAAGTCGCGGGCAAATTGAACCCCGAAGTCGGGGGCCGTGGTTACCAGGACGTCAAATCGTATTTCTTCAAGGGGACCCAGTTCTATGAACCACTGGATCCCGTGGGTGAAGAATTTAATCGCAGGTCGATCTATCGATTTTCTGCACGCGGGGGACGGCATCCGCTGCTGGAAACGTTCGACTGTCCCGATCCTTCTACGACCACTCCCGACCGGGCATCGACAACCACGCCCCTGCAGGCACTGGCATTGATGAATGATTCCTTTGTGTTACGCATGTCGGATCAGCTGGCCGCGCGGGTTAAGCAGCGCTCCGGTGACGACACCGGGCAGCAGGTGATTGAACTCTTTGAGTTGGTTTACCAGCGGCCGCCACGACCGGAAGAAGCAGCGGTGTCACGTGAGTTTGTTTCTCAACATGGTCTGTCCGCCTTATGTCGGGTGCTGCTGAACAGTAACGAATTTTTATATGTGAATTGA
- a CDS encoding IclR family transcriptional regulator — protein MPAPDTNQKSAAAASPSLQRGIALLEYLAKHSHGCTLSELSEELSVPQASLLRIGKALEEMGYLSRDVASKKYYLTNRFLQLIPPSVQDRPLSECAIGPMRELRDLTGETTQLCCLIDTEIVILEQLLARHPFKYSAEIGARAPCYSCAPGKAIAAFLPENEREDLVNRIRFKRFTPHTITSKRAFLNELDLIRKRGYALDHEEGLSGIRCVAAPILDRNGIAIAAFTITGPAERIPQDEYESLGNIVQSRAAQVTIAFST, from the coding sequence ATGCCCGCTCCCGATACAAATCAGAAATCGGCGGCTGCCGCCTCCCCCAGCCTGCAACGGGGCATCGCCCTGCTCGAATATCTGGCGAAGCATTCTCACGGCTGCACGCTCAGCGAACTCAGCGAGGAACTCTCTGTTCCCCAGGCATCGCTGCTGCGGATTGGGAAAGCGCTGGAAGAAATGGGATACCTTTCCCGCGACGTCGCTTCCAAAAAATACTATCTGACCAATCGCTTCCTGCAGCTGATTCCCCCCAGTGTTCAGGATCGGCCGCTGTCTGAATGCGCCATTGGCCCCATGCGGGAATTGCGCGACCTGACTGGCGAAACGACTCAGCTCTGCTGTCTGATCGATACGGAAATTGTGATTCTGGAACAGCTGCTGGCAAGGCATCCGTTTAAATATTCCGCCGAGATCGGTGCCCGGGCTCCCTGTTACAGTTGTGCTCCAGGCAAAGCTATCGCTGCTTTTCTTCCGGAAAATGAACGCGAAGATCTGGTGAACCGCATCCGCTTTAAACGTTTCACCCCGCACACCATCACCTCGAAACGGGCCTTCCTGAACGAACTGGACCTGATTCGCAAACGGGGCTATGCCCTGGATCACGAAGAAGGACTCTCCGGGATTCGCTGTGTGGCTGCTCCCATCCTGGACCGTAACGGCATTGCTATAGCTGCATTCACAATCACCGGTCCCGCAGAACGCATACCGCAGGACGAATATGAATCGCTGGGGAATATTGTCCAGTCGCGGGCAGCTCAGGTCACGATCGCCTTCAGTACCTGA